A single window of Pectobacterium parmentieri DNA harbors:
- the gstA gene encoding glutathione transferase GstA, whose protein sequence is MKLFYKAESSSLFTHIVLIESKLEFKLEKVDLRTKKTERGIDYMSINPKGMVPALELDDGSILTEGVAIAEYIADLVPHCNLIAPTGSTARYHTIEWLNYISAELHKTFTPIFRPGTPETYKELLTEYLQVKFRYINLVLSEQNYLVANRFSIADAYLFTVMRWAQSLKLDMFRYPALAAYLDHIAERPSVATALKVERLKG, encoded by the coding sequence ATGAAACTGTTTTACAAGGCTGAAAGCAGTTCTCTTTTTACACACATCGTTTTGATCGAATCCAAATTGGAGTTCAAACTGGAGAAGGTTGACCTGCGCACGAAAAAGACAGAGCGTGGAATCGACTATATGTCCATCAATCCAAAGGGAATGGTGCCAGCATTAGAGCTCGATGATGGCTCTATCTTGACTGAAGGCGTCGCTATTGCCGAATACATCGCCGATCTGGTTCCACACTGTAACCTTATCGCCCCCACCGGGAGTACAGCACGCTACCATACGATTGAATGGCTGAATTACATTTCTGCTGAACTGCACAAAACGTTTACGCCGATCTTCCGTCCCGGCACGCCGGAAACGTATAAAGAGCTCTTGACTGAGTATTTGCAGGTCAAATTCCGTTATATCAACCTGGTGTTGAGTGAACAAAACTATCTGGTCGCCAACCGCTTCAGTATCGCCGACGCGTATCTGTTTACCGTGATGCGCTGGGCACAGTCGTTAAAGCTGGATATGTTCCGCTACCCTGCGCTGGCCGCCTATCTCGACCATATTGCCGAGCGCCCTTCCGTCGCTACCGCACTTAAGGTTGAAAGGTTGAAAGGTTGA
- the pdxY gene encoding pyridoxal kinase PdxY translates to MKNILSIQSHVVFGHAGNSAAEFPMRRMGANVWPLNTVQFSNHTQYGNWTGCVMPASHLTEVVQGIANIDKLKTCHAVLSGYIGSAEQGEHILDIVRQVKAANPAALYFCDPVMGTPEKGCIVAPGVSDFHCHQSLLAADIIAPNLPELELLGGRTVHNVAEAVETARALCEKGPKIVLVKHLSRAASREDSFEMLLVTPTDAWHISRPLVEFERQPVGVGDLTSGLLLVNLLKGVALDKALEHTTAAVYEVMLVTKEMNEYELQLVAAQDGIANPRHHFQAVRLS, encoded by the coding sequence ATGAAAAATATACTTTCCATCCAATCACATGTCGTTTTTGGCCATGCGGGTAATAGCGCGGCAGAGTTCCCGATGCGTCGGATGGGCGCAAACGTTTGGCCATTGAATACGGTACAGTTCTCGAACCATACCCAATACGGGAACTGGACGGGGTGTGTGATGCCTGCCAGCCACTTGACTGAAGTGGTGCAGGGGATTGCGAATATCGACAAGTTGAAGACGTGTCATGCGGTGTTGAGTGGTTATATCGGCTCTGCTGAACAAGGCGAACATATTCTGGATATTGTTCGACAGGTAAAAGCCGCCAACCCTGCTGCATTGTACTTCTGCGATCCTGTGATGGGGACGCCGGAGAAAGGCTGTATTGTTGCCCCCGGCGTTTCTGATTTTCATTGCCATCAGTCGCTGCTCGCGGCTGACATTATCGCGCCGAATTTGCCTGAGCTGGAGCTGCTTGGTGGCCGTACCGTGCATAACGTGGCGGAAGCCGTGGAGACCGCACGAGCACTGTGTGAAAAAGGGCCAAAAATCGTTCTGGTGAAGCACCTTAGCCGAGCGGCAAGTCGTGAAGACAGTTTCGAAATGCTGTTGGTCACACCGACGGATGCCTGGCACATTAGCCGCCCGTTGGTAGAGTTTGAGCGTCAACCTGTAGGTGTGGGCGATTTAACTAGTGGGTTGCTGCTGGTTAACCTGCTGAAAGGTGTAGCGTTGGATAAAGCGCTGGAACACACAACGGCGGCAGTGTATGAAGTCATGCTAGTGACAAAAGAAATGAATGAGTATGAACTGCAACTGGTTGCTGCTCAGGATGGTATCGCCAATCCGCGCCATCATTTCCAGGCTGTTCGCCTGTCGTGA